A segment of the Chryseobacterium scophthalmum genome:
GTATATATTTTGGATTGAATAAAAAACGATTAGTTAAATCATTATCATATTCCAAACATATAGTCAACGTTCAAATGTAGAAATTATTATGGTATGGCAGTTCAGTAGACTATAATAAAAGGCTATAAAATATGTTAAAGTTTGTTAAAAATCCACAAAAACATCTTTTTTAATGCTTTGATAAGCAGTGATTTCATCAAATTCCTTTAAACTTAACAAAACTAAACTTTTGAATTTCTCATAGTTTTTACCACGTGGAAGTTTAAGCAAAACCTGAAACTGATACAAATTATTAAGTCTTGCAATCTGTGCTCTTTCGGGTCCTAAAATACAGTCTTCAGGAAGATATTTTCTTAACACCGAACCTAAAAACTGTGAAGCACGATCCACTTTTTCGTCTCTTCGATGTTTAAGCTCAATCATAATTAGCTTTGTGAAAGGCGGATAATTAAATTTCTGACGTTCGGTAAGGAAATATTTATAGATCTTAGAAATATTATTCATTTTAATCAGCTGAAAAACAGAATGATCCGGATTAAAAGTCTGAATTAAAACTCGACCTTTCCCGGAAACTCTTCCCGCTCTTCCGGAAACCTGCGTAATTAATTGATAGGCTCTTTCTTCAGCTCTGAAATCCTGTACATACAACATAGAATCAGCTTTTGGAATCGCGACCAATTCGATATGATCAAAATCTAAACCTTTAGAGATCATCTGAGTTCCAACAACAATATCAGTTTCTCTGTCTTCGATTTTTTCGTATAATTTTTCGTAGGCAAATTTCTTCCGCATCGAATCAACATCCATTCTGTCGACTTCATTATCAGGAAATATTTTTGAAATTTCTTCATGAATCTGCTCTACTCCTACTCCTTTTTCATTAAGGTTTTCAGAATAGCATTTCGGGCAGGTTTTCGGTTTAGAAGCTCTCTGTCCGCAATAATGACATTTCATTTCGTGAGCAGCTTTGTGATAAGTCATCACAACATCACAATTTGAGCAGTAATTCACATAACCGCAAGATTCGCATTCCAAAACACTGGCGTAACCACGACGGTTATGAAGAATCATTGTCTGATTTTTTTCTTCTAAAGTCTTTTTAATTTCATCAATCAGTTTTAAAGAAAAATTTCCGGAAACTTTTTTAGAATCTTGGGCTTCTTTAAAATTAATCAATTCAAACTCCGGAAGCTTTACATTACCGAATCTTTCATTCAGAAAAATATATTTCATCTTCTCTTTTCGGGCTAAATAATAGCTTTCAACAGAAGGCGTCGCTGAACCTAAAATCACATTAGCTCCATAAAAATTCGCCAAAACCAAAGCCGAATCTTTTGCATTGAAAAAAGGAGAAACTTCTCTCGGTTTGTATCCTGAATCGTGCTCTTCATCCACCACAATCAATCCTAAATTCTGATAAGGTAAAAACAGAGCATTCCTCGTTGCAATAAGGATTTTGATGTTGTTATTTTTTGTTCTTCTCCAAATTTCAACCTTTTCAAAATCAGTAAGTTTCTGATGATAAAAACCAAGTTGTTTGCCGTATTTTTTTTCTAATCTTTGAGTAATTTGCTTCGTTAAAGAGATTTCAGGAAGTAAAAACAAAACATTTTTTCCTTCCGAAATACATTCTTCAATTTTCTCTAAATAAATATGCGTTTTTCCGGATGAAGTTACGCCATGAAGCAACACATTTCTGCCTTCTTCAAAGGCTTCATCCACTTCAATTTTTGCAGCTTTTTGTACTTCCGTAAGTTCTTCGACTTCTTCAATTTCGCCTTCATAGCTTTCAATTCGGTCTTTCTGCATGTAATATTCTTCGACAAGATTTTTATCTGCCAAAGATTTAAAATGCGAACTAGAAAAATAACCGTCTTCAAACAACTCTGACTTTTTAATATGCAAATCAGGGTTTTCTGTCTGTTTTTCTAAAATATGCAGGAAAAGATCTTTCTGTTTTTGAGCTCTTTTTAAACTTAAAAGAATCTCTGTAAGATTGTTATTTTTTAAAACCTCATCATTAATTTTTACATAAGCAACTTCTTTTGCTTTGTATTTTTCAGCAATCTTTTCGTCTATTTCAATATACTGTAAATCGATCAACGAATTGATGGTTTTAATAATATCTTTTTTTGGAATAAATGCTTCAATATCCGTTAAATTAATCAGCTGTCGAACTTCTAATGCCTGAATAAGGTACATTTCGTTGACGTCTAAATTTTCAAACTCAACGGTAATATTGGGTTTTAGTTTAAGATAGGTTTCACTTTCCAGTTTTAAAGAAGAAGGAAAGGAAAACCTGTAAATTTCGCCCAAATTGCAGAGATAATAATCTGAAAGCCATTTCCAAAACTTAATTTGTTCTAAAGGTAAAATCGGCTGTTCATCTAAAATACTGATGACTTCTTTTGCCACAAACTGAGTAGGCTCTTCATCGTGCAATTCAAAAACAATTCCCGTGTAGATTTTTTTTCCACCAAAAGGAACCAGAACTCTCATTCCAAGTTGAATTGTCGATTGTATTTCTTCCGGAACTTTGTAAGTAAAAGTTCCTTTCAGATTGAGCGGTAAAATAATTTGAGCGTATTGCAAGGGAATAATTAAAGTGTAAAATTAATTTTTTATTCAGAGAACTGCAATTTTGTTTTCTTTAAATCTTTCAAAACATATAATTTCGATTCCATTAATTTAATATATTATGCAGATTGAGCAGATTCAAAAATAAAAATCTGCGTTATCAGCAAAATCTGCGTGAGTTTAAAAAAAATAATTTGAGATTACTTCACTTTGTTCACAATGACTTAGAAAATCATTTCAATAATCTGATACCAAATCGCTGAAGTAATAAATCCAACAAGAATACTGAATCCGATAATCAAATTCGTCAGTTTTGTATTTAATCGGAATTGTTCTGCAATAATACTTGCCGTAACTACCGTCGGCATTGCGGCTTCAAAGACAGAAATTTTAGCAATATCGCCTTTAATTCCAAGTAATAAAGCTAAACCTAAAATCATTATCGGAGCTAAAATTAATTTGTAAAACATGGAAGCCGAAATCTGTGGCAACAATTTCTTCCAACCATTGAATTTTAACTGCAATCCGACAGAAAATAAAACCAATGGACTTACCGTTGCAGCCAGTTTATCAAAAAGAGGTTCAGCAAAAGTAAAATCGATGAACCGCGACAAAACCAATGCCGCAATACAGCCTATTAACGGAGGAAAAGTAATCAGTCTTTTTAAAATAAAAATCGCACTCACTTTTCCGGATTTGCTGCCGCCTTTTACTGCCGCA
Coding sequences within it:
- the priA gene encoding replication restart helicase PriA, which encodes MQYAQIILPLNLKGTFTYKVPEEIQSTIQLGMRVLVPFGGKKIYTGIVFELHDEEPTQFVAKEVISILDEQPILPLEQIKFWKWLSDYYLCNLGEIYRFSFPSSLKLESETYLKLKPNITVEFENLDVNEMYLIQALEVRQLINLTDIEAFIPKKDIIKTINSLIDLQYIEIDEKIAEKYKAKEVAYVKINDEVLKNNNLTEILLSLKRAQKQKDLFLHILEKQTENPDLHIKKSELFEDGYFSSSHFKSLADKNLVEEYYMQKDRIESYEGEIEEVEELTEVQKAAKIEVDEAFEEGRNVLLHGVTSSGKTHIYLEKIEECISEGKNVLFLLPEISLTKQITQRLEKKYGKQLGFYHQKLTDFEKVEIWRRTKNNNIKILIATRNALFLPYQNLGLIVVDEEHDSGYKPREVSPFFNAKDSALVLANFYGANVILGSATPSVESYYLARKEKMKYIFLNERFGNVKLPEFELINFKEAQDSKKVSGNFSLKLIDEIKKTLEEKNQTMILHNRRGYASVLECESCGYVNYCSNCDVVMTYHKAAHEMKCHYCGQRASKPKTCPKCYSENLNEKGVGVEQIHEEISKIFPDNEVDRMDVDSMRKKFAYEKLYEKIEDRETDIVVGTQMISKGLDFDHIELVAIPKADSMLYVQDFRAEERAYQLITQVSGRAGRVSGKGRVLIQTFNPDHSVFQLIKMNNISKIYKYFLTERQKFNYPPFTKLIMIELKHRRDEKVDRASQFLGSVLRKYLPEDCILGPERAQIARLNNLYQFQVLLKLPRGKNYEKFKSLVLLSLKEFDEITAYQSIKKDVFVDF
- a CDS encoding AEC family transporter; this translates as MVNFVLIAVCILAGMIFKETKSIHPDAHKGINTWILYLALPAVSFKYLPKVQWSAEMLFPILSTFVIAIGCFFFMMLYSRQKGYSRRSRSTLELASGYSNTSFIGFPLISAFYGESLLSIAIICDQTMFFALSTLGIIAAVKGGSKSGKVSAIFILKRLITFPPLIGCIAALVLSRFIDFTFAEPLFDKLAATVSPLVLFSVGLQLKFNGWKKLLPQISASMFYKLILAPIMILGLALLLGIKGDIAKISVFEAAMPTVVTASIIAEQFRLNTKLTNLIIGFSILVGFITSAIWYQIIEMIF